The stretch of DNA AGAGAGCGCCCAAGGAATTGAGAAGAGGGCGACCACCTTGGCAAATGTTTTTATCGGCATAGGGCATGTCATCACTATCATCATTATCTCGCTGATGATATTATCTGAACTCAGTATTGACATCGGCCCGGTACTGGTCGGCTTCGGCGTTGCCGGTATCGCCGTCGGTTTCGGCGCCCAGTACCTGATAAGAGACCTGATTGCCGGTATCTTCATCGTCATGGAGAACCAGTACCGCGTTGGTGACGTGGCCCGAGTAGCCGGTACTGCCGGCCTGGTGGAGGAAATAACCTTAAGGAAAACGGTGCTCCGTGACCTTGACGGCATCGTGCACCACGTTCCCAATGGCGAGATCAGAGTAGCCAGTAATTTCACCAGGCACTTCAGCCGGGTCAACCTTAATATCTCCGTCGCCTACGGCACTGACCTGGACCATGCCATAAATGTGATAAACCGCGTGGGGCAGGAACTGGCGGAAGACGTTGACTGGAAAAGCCGGATAATAAAAGCGCCCCAGGTATTGAGAGTGGACAACTTTGCCGATTCCGGGATTGAGATTAAGATACTGGGTGACGTCAAACCCATTGAGCAGTGGGCGGTGATGGGGGAGCTCAGGCTCCGCCTCAAGAAGGAATTTGATAGTGAAAATATTGAAATACCGTGGCCGCATACCAAGGTGTATTTCGGTAATGATCTCACGGGAACTCCAACGCCATAGTGACAAGCGACTGCCATTAAGCCTGGAGGTAAATGTTCCGCGCCAGCATCCGGCCGCTTTCGGTGAGAAATACCCGGTTGATAATGCCGCTCAGCTTCCGGCGGTCCTGGATGTCATACTCATCCTTCAGGTTTACCAGCCAGTCAGCGTCATACAGTATCTTAAAATTCCGGCTATCTATCTTTCCGGGGCTATGGTGATGAGCGATAATCTGGCAAATCTCGTCTGTTTGCTCTTGCGCAAACCCCAGCCCGTTCAGGATACGCCGGGCAATAGGCGGGCCTTCCCGCTCCTGGTAATGGCCG from Dehalococcoidales bacterium encodes:
- a CDS encoding mechanosensitive ion channel family protein; the protein is MIDWTAFTGWLLEHGIRILIILAIGAGLWLPLKKVMRTLIRRTIVKTRGESAQGIEKRATTLANVFIGIGHVITIIIISLMILSELSIDIGPVLVGFGVAGIAVGFGAQYLIRDLIAGIFIVMENQYRVGDVARVAGTAGLVEEITLRKTVLRDLDGIVHHVPNGEIRVASNFTRHFSRVNLNISVAYGTDLDHAINVINRVGQELAEDVDWKSRIIKAPQVLRVDNFADSGIEIKILGDVKPIEQWAVMGELRLRLKKEFDSENIEIPWPHTKVYFGNDLTGTPTP
- a CDS encoding HD domain-containing protein gives rise to the protein MDGLKEALIGAMEAYFQGDARRISHARQVTACAEELLEKDGGDYPVVIGAAVLHDIGIHAAEEKYGSTAGHYQEREGPPIARRILNGLGFAQEQTDEICQIIAHHHSPGKIDSRNFKILYDADWLVNLKDEYDIQDRRKLSGIINRVFLTESGRMLARNIYLQA